A single window of Nitrospirae bacterium YQR-1 DNA harbors:
- a CDS encoding NADH-quinone oxidoreductase subunit M, whose translation MNDGNYLLSTIIFLPILGGLLLFVIGGENKKAIKWTALTITLLNFIFSLPLFFKFNKTAEVMQFVERHLWIPAFDISYYIGVDGISVLMVLLSTLSAILCTLVSWNAIKDKVKEFFISLLLVEGFMIGVFCSLDMFLFYIFWEAMLIPMYLIIGVWGGPKRIYAAIKFFLYTLIGSVLMLVAIIALYLYTGTFDILRLMSAVLPYKMQIVLFWAFFAAFAVKVPMFPVHTWLPDAHTEAPAAGSVLLAAILIKMGAYGFLRFSIPLFPDAARAMAPCMIVLSVIAIIYGGIICFSQTDLKRLIAYSSVSHMGFVTLGIFALNTQGVQGGILQMINHGVVTGGMFLAVGMVYERTHTRLISDYGGLADVMPVFAAFFILFTLASIGLPGTNGFVGEFLIILGGFTANKAAGVLAATGIIIGAVYMLNLYQKIFFTDVKEGIRGIKDLGAREIITLLPLLLLVLWIGFYPNVFLGFMDVSIGKLLNRAGTAGTVKAALDITAVYK comes from the coding sequence ATGAACGACGGCAACTATTTATTAAGTACGATTATCTTTTTACCGATACTGGGCGGTCTTTTGTTGTTTGTTATCGGAGGGGAAAATAAAAAGGCAATTAAGTGGACTGCTCTGACAATAACGCTGTTGAATTTTATTTTCTCGCTGCCTCTGTTTTTTAAATTTAATAAAACGGCGGAGGTGATGCAGTTTGTCGAGCGCCACTTATGGATACCAGCCTTTGATATAAGTTACTACATAGGGGTGGATGGCATAAGTGTGCTGATGGTGCTGCTTTCGACTCTCTCGGCAATTCTCTGCACACTGGTTTCGTGGAATGCTATTAAGGATAAAGTGAAGGAGTTTTTTATCTCTCTGCTGTTGGTTGAGGGATTTATGATAGGGGTGTTTTGCTCTTTGGATATGTTTTTGTTTTACATATTCTGGGAGGCTATGCTTATCCCCATGTACTTGATAATCGGCGTATGGGGTGGGCCTAAGAGGATTTATGCTGCGATAAAGTTCTTTCTTTATACTTTAATCGGCAGTGTGCTGATGCTTGTTGCCATCATTGCTCTGTATCTATACACCGGCACATTTGACATTTTAAGGCTTATGAGCGCAGTGCTTCCCTACAAAATGCAGATAGTGTTGTTTTGGGCTTTTTTTGCGGCATTTGCAGTGAAAGTACCGATGTTTCCGGTGCACACGTGGCTGCCGGATGCTCACACCGAGGCCCCTGCCGCAGGAAGTGTGCTGCTTGCCGCTATACTTATAAAAATGGGTGCTTACGGTTTCTTACGGTTTTCCATACCTCTGTTTCCTGACGCCGCCCGGGCTATGGCCCCTTGCATGATAGTGCTTTCAGTGATTGCCATAATATACGGAGGAATCATCTGCTTTAGCCAAACTGACCTTAAGCGTCTGATTGCCTACAGCTCTGTAAGTCATATGGGCTTTGTCACCCTTGGCATTTTTGCTCTAAACACACAGGGTGTTCAGGGCGGGATTCTTCAGATGATTAACCACGGTGTTGTAACCGGTGGTATGTTCCTTGCCGTTGGTATGGTCTATGAGAGAACCCATACGAGGTTGATTTCAGATTACGGCGGACTTGCTGACGTTATGCCTGTGTTTGCCGCTTTTTTTATATTATTTACACTTGCCTCAATCGGGCTTCCCGGCACTAATGGTTTTGTCGGTGAATTTTTGATTATTTTGGGTGGCTTTACCGCTAACAAGGCGGCAGGTGTTTTGGCAGCTACAGGAATTATAATAGGCGCCGTGTATATGCTTAACCTGTATCAGAAGATATTTTTTACTGATGTTAAGGAGGGTATCAGGGGGATTAAGGACTTGGGCGCCAGGGAGATTATCACGCTGCTGCCCCTTCTGTTGCTGGTTCTTTGGATAGGGTTTTATCCAAACGTTTTCTTGGGGTTTATGGATGTGAGCATCGGCAAATTATTAAACAGGGCCGGCACTGCCGGCACTGTAAAAGCTGCATTGGACATTACGGCGGTTTATAAATAG
- a CDS encoding NADH-quinone oxidoreductase subunit N: MTFPNLMPMVPELVLVVLGLLLLMLDVITGKKEILALVTLTGAIIAFYFIKSSTGILFDGMYVADSYSNFFKTIFIINLLLSTLISVKYLETEKALHGEYYALLVFATIGMMSIASAGNLIVLYLGLELMSLSIYVLCGFLRSDTKSTESAIKYFLLGAFSTAILLFAVSLLYGSTGSLDFNKIATSVIAMGPDGAKPLLLFSVALFVAAVGFKIAAVPFHMWSPDVYEGAPTSVTAFMSVGPKAAGFAIVGKVFFVALYYLQIEWVKLLIPISVATMIVGNVLAISQTNIKRMLAYSSIAHAGYALLGIIAATSQGLSATMNYMLIYMFMNVGAFAVVIMLRTGNFIGDELKDYLGLAKTHPAVAMLMMVFMFSLTGIPPTAGFIGKFYIFTALIQRGYITLAAVAVLISVISAFFYLRVVMFMYMKEPEVETAVSDSLYLKVALAVSAAMVVVIGIFPGKFLEFAKSALFIQ; the protein is encoded by the coding sequence ATGACATTTCCAAATTTAATGCCGATGGTGCCGGAGCTGGTTTTAGTTGTGCTGGGCCTTTTACTTCTTATGTTGGATGTTATAACAGGGAAAAAAGAGATACTTGCGCTTGTTACGCTTACAGGAGCAATTATTGCTTTCTATTTTATTAAGAGTTCAACAGGAATCCTTTTTGACGGTATGTACGTGGCGGACTCTTACAGTAATTTCTTTAAAACCATTTTCATCATAAACCTTCTTTTATCAACCCTGATTTCCGTCAAGTACCTTGAAACTGAGAAAGCTCTCCACGGCGAGTACTATGCCCTGCTGGTGTTTGCCACCATTGGAATGATGTCTATTGCCTCTGCCGGGAATCTGATAGTGTTGTATCTGGGGCTTGAGCTGATGTCTTTGAGTATTTACGTTTTGTGCGGTTTTTTAAGAAGCGACACAAAATCCACGGAATCGGCGATAAAGTACTTTTTACTTGGGGCATTTTCAACGGCTATTTTACTTTTTGCTGTTTCACTGCTATATGGATCCACGGGGTCACTGGATTTCAACAAAATTGCAACTTCAGTGATTGCCATGGGACCTGATGGAGCAAAACCGCTCCTTTTATTTTCTGTGGCTCTGTTTGTTGCAGCAGTGGGGTTTAAAATAGCGGCAGTGCCGTTTCATATGTGGAGCCCGGATGTGTACGAGGGGGCACCGACAAGTGTTACCGCATTTATGTCAGTTGGGCCAAAGGCGGCAGGGTTTGCTATTGTCGGTAAAGTTTTCTTTGTGGCTCTTTATTATTTACAGATTGAATGGGTAAAACTTCTTATTCCAATTTCTGTTGCCACTATGATTGTTGGTAACGTCCTTGCAATATCACAAACCAACATTAAGCGAATGCTTGCGTATTCATCAATAGCCCATGCCGGGTACGCTCTCCTTGGTATCATTGCGGCAACCTCCCAGGGGCTTAGTGCCACCATGAACTACATGCTCATTTACATGTTTATGAATGTGGGAGCATTTGCAGTGGTTATTATGCTGAGGACGGGGAATTTTATCGGTGATGAGTTAAAGGATTATCTGGGGCTGGCTAAAACACACCCTGCGGTAGCAATGCTTATGATGGTTTTTATGTTTTCACTTACAGGGATACCTCCAACAGCAGGTTTTATTGGAAAATTTTATATTTTTACCGCTCTCATTCAAAGGGGTTATATAACACTTGCGGCAGTGGCGGTTTTAATAAGTGTGATATCGGCGTTTTTCTATCTCCGGGTGGTAATGTTTATGTATATGAAGGAGCCTGAGGTGGAAACGGCTGTTTCTGATTCGTTGTATTTGAAGGTAGCACTGGCTGTCTCTGCAGCTATGGTTGTTGTAATCGGAATATTCCCAGGTAAATTCCTTGAGTTTGCAAAATCAGCACTTTTTATCCAATGA
- a CDS encoding 5'-nucleotidase C-terminal domain-containing protein, translated as MALKYNKSEIVVGLGGFTRLSGAIEYLRNKHENLLFLHAGDTFTGTLYFSKYMGAADSDFYRFMALSATTVGNHEFDRGPQVLANFLRSLKSQDGKGITVVSANTDVSNEENLAGLIEPYRVFEINGGKVGVVGLTTVETAQLSSPGGKIRFDDLFKTAERYVSELKSKGINIIILLTHVGYDIDLKLAEKISGVDIIVGGHSHTLLGEEGLINYGFWPADRYPKEIKGKDGNLVLVLQSWEHAKQLGFIKVFFNSGGEIMAYEPSPIMLLSPANDEKPYMETFDNLTTEANSKLRVTKFVSFTETPSAKNKLDNYQKPLESLKKTIVATALENMPRGNDKGPGVHIADSFLYRTHNLNTRLSIVNGGGVRAGLIKGDVSIGDIYTIMPFNNTIYVLDVKGSEFKEALENMISFYADKSKPPPFMYISGFTFTINLQKPAGQRVSNIEISPATGTKTEPMEMDGIYRIATSNYLAGGGDYFKVKHDNKMVNLLSVSSYSTDTGFTDSETFIEYVKMLKEICNPQKPRITIR; from the coding sequence GTGGCACTTAAATATAATAAGTCTGAGATTGTCGTCGGTCTTGGCGGTTTTACCCGCCTAAGTGGTGCTATTGAGTATTTAAGGAATAAGCACGAAAATCTTCTTTTTCTTCATGCCGGTGATACATTTACCGGCACACTTTACTTCTCTAAGTACATGGGCGCCGCCGACAGTGATTTTTACCGCTTCATGGCTCTAAGCGCTACCACTGTGGGCAATCATGAGTTTGACAGAGGGCCTCAGGTTTTGGCAAATTTTCTGAGATCATTAAAATCACAGGACGGCAAAGGCATTACAGTAGTGTCGGCAAACACTGACGTTTCTAACGAGGAAAACTTAGCAGGGCTTATTGAGCCTTACAGGGTATTTGAAATAAACGGCGGGAAAGTGGGAGTAGTTGGACTTACAACGGTTGAGACTGCGCAGTTATCAAGTCCAGGGGGGAAGATAAGGTTCGATGATCTGTTTAAGACGGCGGAGCGCTATGTATCGGAACTAAAAAGCAAGGGTATTAATATAATAATCCTGCTGACACATGTTGGCTATGACATTGACCTTAAACTTGCAGAAAAAATCTCAGGAGTAGATATTATAGTGGGAGGGCATTCACATACGCTTTTAGGTGAAGAAGGGCTTATAAACTATGGGTTTTGGCCGGCAGACCGTTACCCTAAGGAGATTAAGGGCAAAGACGGTAATCTGGTGCTGGTGCTTCAGAGTTGGGAACATGCAAAGCAGCTGGGTTTTATAAAAGTGTTTTTTAATAGCGGCGGAGAGATCATGGCTTATGAGCCCTCACCCATTATGCTTTTGAGTCCCGCTAATGATGAAAAACCATACATGGAGACTTTTGATAATCTGACAACAGAGGCAAACAGTAAACTAAGAGTTACAAAGTTTGTGAGTTTTACAGAAACTCCATCAGCAAAAAATAAACTTGATAATTACCAAAAACCTCTGGAGTCTCTTAAGAAAACCATTGTGGCAACAGCTCTGGAAAATATGCCCAGAGGAAACGACAAGGGCCCCGGGGTGCATATAGCCGACAGCTTTCTGTACAGGACACACAACTTAAACACACGGCTCTCCATAGTTAACGGCGGAGGCGTGCGTGCAGGTTTAATAAAAGGGGATGTCAGCATTGGGGATATCTACACAATAATGCCCTTTAATAACACAATATATGTATTAGACGTTAAAGGCAGTGAGTTTAAGGAGGCCCTTGAGAATATGATAAGCTTCTACGCTGATAAATCAAAACCACCTCCCTTTATGTATATCTCAGGGTTTACATTTACTATAAACTTACAAAAACCTGCCGGGCAGCGGGTATCAAATATTGAAATCTCTCCGGCAACAGGCACTAAAACAGAACCAATGGAGATGGACGGAATATATCGGATAGCCACAAGTAACTACCTTGCCGGCGGCGGCGATTATTTTAAGGTTAAACATGACAACAAGATGGTTAACCTACTATCTGTCTCCTCATACAGCACTGATACAGGCTTTACCGACAGCGAAACTTTCATTGAGTACGTAAAAATGCTGAAAGAAATATGCAATCCCCAAAAACCACGAATTACAATAAGATAA
- the xth gene encoding exodeoxyribonuclease III produces MKICTFNVNSVKVRLELLAEWLKRRQNDIDVLCLQELKTVDEAFPHDFFNSLGFHCETFGQKAYNGVAICSKLPIVNVKKGFLHDTPESQKRIIQADIGTVRIINVYAPHGDVRGTEKYHYKLDWYRALMNHMEAETADKKNILIAGDFNITAGDIDIYNPALYNDAVAAMPEERAALQRVTEFGMVDTFRHLHPDVRQYTWWAYGAAIWKDEGFRIDYIFATKDLIKSLLSVEVDVWPRRKKTLKPSDHAPLIADFDLYLV; encoded by the coding sequence ATGAAGATATGTACATTTAATGTAAACTCCGTAAAGGTGCGCCTTGAGCTACTTGCTGAGTGGTTGAAGAGGCGCCAAAACGATATTGATGTGCTTTGCCTTCAGGAGCTGAAAACTGTGGATGAGGCATTTCCTCATGATTTCTTCAACTCCCTTGGTTTCCACTGTGAAACCTTCGGCCAAAAAGCTTACAACGGCGTGGCAATATGTTCAAAACTCCCAATTGTCAATGTTAAAAAAGGATTTCTCCATGACACACCGGAATCCCAGAAAAGAATTATCCAAGCAGATATCGGCACTGTTAGAATCATAAATGTTTATGCCCCTCATGGTGATGTGCGCGGCACTGAAAAGTACCATTATAAATTAGACTGGTACAGGGCTCTTATGAATCACATGGAGGCGGAGACGGCAGATAAGAAAAATATTCTGATTGCGGGTGATTTTAATATAACCGCAGGCGATATTGATATTTATAATCCAGCTCTCTACAATGATGCAGTAGCAGCCATGCCGGAGGAAAGAGCGGCGTTACAAAGGGTTACAGAGTTCGGCATGGTTGATACATTCCGGCATTTGCATCCAGATGTCAGACAATACACATGGTGGGCATACGGTGCTGCCATATGGAAAGATGAGGGATTCAGGATTGACTATATATTTGCCACAAAAGATTTAATTAAAAGTTTACTCTCTGTTGAGGTTGATGTTTGGCCGCGAAGGAAGAAAACCCTTAAACCCTCAGACCATGCACCGCTTATCGCAGATTTTGACTTATACTTGGTATGA
- a CDS encoding class II fructose-1,6-bisphosphate aldolase encodes MGAVKYTDLGLVNTKEMFKKAMEGHYAVPAYNFNNLEQLQAIIIGCVESKSPVIVQVSSGARKYANQTLLRYLAMGAVEMMKDMGGNIPIALHLDHGDTFELCKSCVDSGFSSVMIDGSHHPYDENVALTKKVVEYAHANNVTVEGELGVLAGIEDDVQSEVSHYTKPEEVEDFVKKTGVDSLAISIGTSHGAFKFKVKPGEEPPPLRFDILEEIQKRIPGFPIVLHGASSVVPEYVDMINKYGGKMDNAVGVSEAQLRRAAGSNVCKINIDSDGRLAVTAVIRKVFAENPKEFDPRKYLGPARDELIKMIKYKNENVLGSAGKA; translated from the coding sequence ATGGGAGCAGTGAAGTACACAGACCTTGGTCTTGTTAATACCAAAGAGATGTTTAAAAAAGCCATGGAAGGCCACTATGCAGTTCCGGCCTATAATTTCAATAATCTTGAGCAGCTTCAGGCCATAATAATTGGTTGCGTGGAGTCTAAATCTCCGGTCATTGTTCAGGTATCCAGTGGAGCGAGAAAGTATGCCAATCAGACCCTTTTACGCTATCTGGCAATGGGTGCGGTGGAGATGATGAAAGATATGGGCGGCAATATTCCCATAGCCCTTCATCTTGACCACGGCGATACGTTTGAGCTTTGTAAGTCTTGTGTGGATTCAGGGTTTTCCTCAGTGATGATAGACGGCTCACACCACCCCTATGACGAAAACGTAGCCCTTACCAAGAAGGTTGTGGAATATGCCCACGCCAACAACGTTACGGTTGAGGGAGAGTTGGGTGTGTTGGCAGGCATTGAGGACGATGTACAGTCTGAGGTCAGCCATTATACTAAGCCTGAAGAGGTTGAGGATTTTGTGAAGAAAACCGGAGTTGACAGCCTTGCTATATCAATTGGGACATCACACGGTGCCTTTAAGTTTAAGGTAAAACCCGGTGAGGAGCCGCCTCCGCTGCGTTTTGACATTTTAGAGGAGATACAGAAGAGAATTCCCGGCTTTCCAATAGTCCTGCACGGGGCGTCCTCAGTCGTTCCCGAATACGTGGATATGATAAACAAATACGGTGGAAAAATGGATAACGCTGTCGGCGTCTCAGAGGCACAACTCAGAAGAGCCGCAGGCTCCAACGTTTGTAAGATAAACATAGACAGTGACGGACGACTGGCCGTTACCGCAGTAATCAGAAAAGTGTTTGCTGAAAACCCTAAAGAGTTTGACCCCAGAAAGTACCTGGGTCCGGCCAGAGACGAACTCATTAAGATGATTAAGTACAAAAACGAAAATGTATTAGGAAGCGCAGGTAAGGCTTAG
- a CDS encoding OsmC family protein: protein MEIKVSFGEGKIVKAEFGDFLVPTDQSVKNGGYGTAPEPFMYFLSSIGTCAGIYVLGFCQKNNIPTENITLVQRNDFAPDESGKIRLSRVSIVIQVPPDFPEKYYDAIIRVADQCAVKKTIMSPPEFDIKTVVLT, encoded by the coding sequence ATGGAGATAAAAGTAAGTTTTGGAGAGGGAAAAATAGTAAAAGCAGAGTTTGGTGACTTTTTAGTACCTACGGACCAATCGGTAAAAAACGGTGGATATGGAACAGCACCGGAGCCCTTTATGTATTTTCTGTCCTCGATAGGAACTTGTGCAGGAATATATGTGCTTGGATTTTGCCAAAAAAACAATATTCCTACCGAAAATATTACACTTGTGCAGCGAAACGATTTTGCTCCTGACGAAAGCGGTAAAATAAGACTTTCCAGGGTATCCATAGTTATACAGGTACCACCGGATTTTCCTGAGAAATACTATGATGCGATAATCAGGGTTGCCGACCAGTGTGCTGTTAAAAAGACAATTATGTCACCCCCTGAATTTGATATTAAAACGGTGGTTCTTACATAA
- a CDS encoding MotA/TolQ/ExbB proton channel family protein — translation MEHTVINLILQAGYVVKGVMLTLVVFSVVSWGIIIYKWRFFSKGKRESQDFVRYFRAGKEPGGLNKLARSCTVSPLANIYAAVYEDKDISGPDGIRRALNRYGALETASLERYLNFLATTGSTTPFIGLFGTVWGIMNAFKGIGAAGSASLAVVAPGIAEALITTAAGLATAIPAVIGYNYYLSMAKRMMVEMEDFSEDLQAFFEGLIIESRKK, via the coding sequence ATGGAACACACTGTTATAAATTTAATTTTGCAAGCCGGATACGTTGTTAAGGGCGTAATGCTGACTCTTGTGGTGTTTTCGGTTGTTTCATGGGGAATAATAATTTATAAGTGGCGTTTTTTTTCAAAGGGTAAGAGAGAATCGCAGGATTTTGTAAGATACTTCAGAGCGGGTAAAGAGCCTGGGGGATTAAATAAGTTAGCCAGGTCATGCACGGTAAGTCCGCTAGCGAATATTTACGCCGCAGTGTATGAGGACAAGGATATATCAGGGCCTGATGGAATCAGAAGGGCACTAAACAGATACGGTGCGCTTGAAACGGCAAGTCTTGAAAGATATTTGAATTTCCTTGCCACAACCGGTTCGACCACACCGTTTATCGGACTCTTTGGTACGGTTTGGGGCATTATGAACGCTTTTAAGGGTATAGGGGCTGCGGGGTCGGCTTCCCTTGCCGTGGTGGCTCCCGGCATAGCGGAAGCTCTGATTACAACCGCCGCCGGCCTTGCAACAGCAATTCCGGCTGTTATTGGTTATAACTACTATCTAAGCATGGCTAAAAGAATGATGGTTGAGATGGAGGATTTTTCAGAGGATCTGCAAGCCTTTTTTGAGGGACTAATTATTGAAAGTAGAAAAAAGTAG
- the tolR gene encoding protein TolR encodes MKVEKSRSALSEINVTPLVDVMLVLLVIFMVTAPMMKQGLDIELPKTKGSSLPNQERFTVTIKKDGLLYLNTEKMTEDALINKLKSVSTINPDVYLEADKTVPYGRVAELMAEIKAAGIEKLGLVTEPKVNEK; translated from the coding sequence TTGAAAGTAGAAAAAAGTAGGTCGGCCCTTTCGGAGATAAATGTAACCCCACTTGTTGACGTTATGCTGGTCTTGTTGGTGATATTTATGGTCACCGCCCCGATGATGAAGCAAGGCCTTGATATTGAGCTGCCTAAGACTAAAGGGTCATCGCTTCCAAATCAGGAAAGATTCACTGTTACAATAAAAAAGGACGGGTTGCTTTACCTCAATACGGAGAAAATGACTGAAGATGCGCTGATAAATAAACTTAAAAGTGTGAGCACTATAAATCCTGATGTTTACCTGGAGGCTGATAAAACCGTCCCTTATGGCCGTGTAGCCGAGTTAATGGCTGAAATAAAAGCGGCTGGAATAGAAAAGCTTGGCCTTGTTACAGAACCTAAAGTAAATGAAAAATAA
- a CDS encoding cell envelope integrity protein TolA yields the protein MKQPSIQLAALASLIIHAAAFMLLMYVVKRQPQFNMPQAYTVNLVSALKTSAKNLPSKGEPVKAPEVKKPEPEPQVEDTDTRPVKKEPEKPSKTELKEPEVKKEVKLEKPAKKETKKPEKTLEKDKGTEPEKAKVKDKAKETEKANEKKDTPKPDEKPLKKETSKEDIGSVEERIAALKAKRKIQQHAMQRAVADIGRNAAKQGQHPAGTGEGAAPSTGNVISDEYAVLVSAHIKKRWVYPEAGKKGLLAVVTFTIKRNGQIENIKLEKKSGNVFYDRSALAAVTKSVPLPQPPYDNFEFGANFKDDF from the coding sequence ATGAAGCAACCGAGTATTCAGTTAGCGGCACTGGCATCTTTGATTATTCACGCTGCAGCCTTTATGTTGCTGATGTACGTTGTTAAGAGACAGCCGCAGTTTAACATGCCACAGGCTTATACCGTAAATCTTGTTTCTGCGCTTAAAACATCTGCTAAGAATTTACCGTCAAAGGGGGAGCCTGTAAAGGCCCCTGAAGTTAAAAAGCCGGAGCCTGAGCCGCAGGTTGAGGATACTGATACAAGGCCGGTTAAAAAGGAACCGGAAAAACCCAGCAAAACTGAATTGAAAGAACCGGAAGTAAAAAAAGAGGTAAAACTGGAAAAGCCTGCTAAAAAGGAAACAAAAAAACCTGAGAAGACTTTAGAAAAAGACAAAGGTACGGAACCTGAAAAGGCCAAAGTAAAAGATAAGGCCAAAGAAACGGAGAAAGCAAATGAGAAAAAGGATACGCCAAAGCCGGATGAAAAACCTCTAAAGAAGGAGACGTCTAAGGAGGACATAGGTTCAGTAGAGGAGCGTATAGCAGCATTAAAAGCTAAGAGAAAGATACAACAACATGCAATGCAGAGAGCGGTGGCGGATATAGGCCGTAATGCGGCAAAGCAGGGGCAGCATCCAGCCGGCACAGGTGAGGGTGCGGCGCCCTCAACCGGTAATGTTATTTCAGATGAATATGCAGTGCTTGTAAGCGCCCATATTAAAAAGAGATGGGTATATCCGGAGGCCGGGAAAAAAGGCCTGCTTGCCGTGGTTACTTTTACGATAAAGAGAAACGGCCAAATCGAAAACATAAAGCTGGAAAAAAAATCAGGAAACGTATTTTATGATCGTTCGGCGCTTGCGGCTGTAACAAAGTCAGTTCCTTTGCCGCAGCCGCCTTATGATAATTTTGAATTTGGAGCAAATTTTAAGGATGATTTTTAA
- the tolB gene encoding Tol-Pal system beta propeller repeat protein TolB, producing MKKLFAGVFLTTVVLFISVCAEARLYVDITSPGQRKLPVAVQDFLGMPEGKEVSDAVESDLGFTGLFAMLEKSKQVEGAGAPFSPENWRPLGVDAVVKGTLEVSPGGEINATVAVYDVSEANTMMKKKYTTKKDLIRPLAHRIADDIYEAITGQKGIFSSKIAFVGQEGGGRSIYLMDYDGQRMKKIVSRGDVTMKPHWAPDGKRLAYSSLRSSKWAIYMLDFDSASESLLFSSPGTNLAGDFTVDGKYLLLSSSARGTPDIYMLHITTKVLSRITYADGIEVSPSTSPEGTRIVFVSDKSSSPQIYTMGFDGSDVRRVSYEGNYNTSPEWSPAGDKIVFASMQGGRFQIFTVNPDGGALTQLTNQGANDEPSFSPDGRYITFTSTRDGAKGVYIMNANGEQQRRISPANIRAFGPSWSH from the coding sequence ATGAAAAAATTGTTTGCAGGGGTATTCTTAACAACGGTGGTGTTATTTATTAGTGTATGTGCCGAGGCAAGACTATATGTGGATATAACATCGCCTGGACAGAGAAAGCTGCCGGTAGCTGTGCAGGACTTTTTGGGGATGCCCGAGGGCAAAGAGGTCTCAGATGCTGTGGAATCAGACCTGGGGTTTACTGGGTTATTTGCGATGCTTGAGAAAAGTAAACAGGTAGAGGGTGCGGGAGCGCCTTTTAGCCCTGAGAATTGGAGACCCCTTGGTGTGGATGCCGTGGTAAAGGGAACCCTTGAGGTGAGCCCGGGTGGTGAGATTAATGCCACCGTGGCCGTCTATGATGTTTCAGAGGCAAACACCATGATGAAAAAGAAATATACGACAAAGAAAGATTTGATAAGGCCCCTTGCCCACCGCATAGCTGATGACATATATGAGGCCATAACCGGTCAGAAGGGGATATTTAGTTCCAAAATTGCCTTTGTTGGACAGGAAGGCGGAGGCCGCTCCATATATCTTATGGATTATGACGGCCAGAGGATGAAAAAAATAGTGAGCCGCGGTGATGTTACAATGAAGCCACATTGGGCACCGGACGGTAAGAGGCTTGCCTATTCATCTCTGAGAAGCAGCAAGTGGGCAATATACATGCTGGATTTTGACAGCGCATCGGAAAGCCTTTTGTTTTCATCTCCTGGGACTAACCTTGCCGGGGATTTCACTGTTGACGGCAAGTATCTTCTTTTATCGTCCTCAGCCAGGGGCACGCCGGATATTTATATGCTGCATATTACAACAAAAGTTCTTAGCCGTATTACTTATGCAGACGGTATAGAGGTCTCCCCGTCAACCTCTCCTGAGGGCACCAGGATAGTGTTTGTATCAGATAAGAGCTCATCACCGCAGATATACACTATGGGCTTTGACGGCTCAGATGTAAGGAGGGTATCTTACGAGGGTAATTATAATACATCGCCTGAGTGGTCGCCGGCGGGAGATAAGATAGTATTTGCCTCAATGCAGGGGGGGCGTTTTCAGATTTTTACAGTCAACCCCGACGGAGGTGCGCTGACTCAGTTAACAAATCAGGGCGCCAATGATGAGCCGTCTTTTTCACCTGACGGCAGATATATAACCTTTACGTCAACACGTGACGGAGCAAAGGGTGTATATATAATGAACGCCAACGGAGAGCAGCAACGGAGAATATCTCCGGCAAACATAAGGGCCTTCGGCCCCTCATGGTCACATTAA
- the pal gene encoding peptidoglycan-associated lipoprotein Pal has protein sequence MKYLVVIMSFLVFAAGCADKDTTIRDDSQKQKTVKTQRTDDGINIDKEGISGKSLTDEQIKTLMQTVFTDVHFAYNKYDILDEDKQSLRAKADWLLKNPAITILIEGHCDDRGSSEYNLALGDQRAQSVASYLVSLGVAAERMETISFGKEKPLCTEQNDNCWNANRRAHFVLNR, from the coding sequence ATGAAATATCTGGTAGTTATTATGTCGTTTTTGGTTTTTGCAGCAGGTTGCGCAGATAAGGACACAACCATCCGGGATGACAGCCAAAAACAGAAAACTGTAAAGACACAAAGGACTGACGACGGTATAAACATTGATAAAGAGGGAATAAGCGGCAAGTCTCTAACAGATGAGCAAATAAAGACTTTAATGCAGACAGTTTTTACAGATGTGCATTTTGCTTATAACAAATATGATATATTAGATGAGGATAAACAATCTTTAAGGGCAAAGGCGGACTGGCTGTTAAAGAATCCTGCAATTACAATTTTAATAGAGGGGCATTGTGACGACAGAGGGTCAAGTGAGTATAATCTGGCGTTAGGGGATCAAAGGGCGCAGTCGGTTGCAAGTTACCTTGTCTCACTTGGTGTTGCCGCCGAGAGGATGGAAACTATCAGTTTCGGCAAAGAAAAACCGCTTTGCACTGAGCAGAATGACAATTGCTGGAACGCCAACAGAAGGGCACATTTTGTTTTGAACAGATAA